A window of Apium graveolens cultivar Ventura unplaced genomic scaffold, ASM990537v1 ctg4473, whole genome shotgun sequence contains these coding sequences:
- the LOC141701956 gene encoding WD-40 repeat-containing protein MSI5-like isoform X8 codes for MIPALYCGIGRSGFTPTVKVEKAHDADLHCVDWNPHDVNFILTGSADNSVGIFDRRNFTSGPVHIFPGHSEAVLCVQWSPDRASVFGSSAEDGVLNIWDHKLLLDHHSLRVGHGKGVIYYGGYQLSIP; via the exons ATGATTCCTGCCTTATATTGTGGGATTGGCAGAAGTGGTTTTACTCCAACCGTCAAG GTTGAAAAAGCTCACGATGCGGATCTTCACTGTGTGGATTGGAATCCTCATGATGTAAATTTTATACTGACCGG GTCTGCTGATAATTCTGTTGGCATATTTGACCGCCGTAACTTCACTTCGGGGCCTGTACACATATTTCCGGGTCACAGTGAAGCTGTCCTTTGTGTTCAG TGGTCTCCAGATAGGGCATCTGTCTTTGGAAGTTCTGCAGAGGATGGCGTTCTGAACATTTGGGATCATAAGCTG CTCTTGGATCATCACAGCCTTCGTGTAGGCCATGGGAAAGGGGTGATTTACTATGGCGGTTATCAACTTTCAATCCCTTAA
- the LOC141701956 gene encoding WD-40 repeat-containing protein MSI5-like isoform X1 — protein MIPALYCGIGRSGFTPTVKVEKAHDADLHCVDWNPHDVNFILTGSADNSVGIFDRRNFTSGPVHIFPGHSEAVLCVQWSPDRASVFGSSAEDGVLNIWDHKLAASSLACARRGWVNVGFDKIECESCSANLKFSALATWMSTR, from the exons ATGATTCCTGCCTTATATTGTGGGATTGGCAGAAGTGGTTTTACTCCAACCGTCAAG GTTGAAAAAGCTCACGATGCGGATCTTCACTGTGTGGATTGGAATCCTCATGATGTAAATTTTATACTGACCGG GTCTGCTGATAATTCTGTTGGCATATTTGACCGCCGTAACTTCACTTCGGGGCCTGTACACATATTTCCGGGTCACAGTGAAGCTGTCCTTTGTGTTCAG TGGTCTCCAGATAGGGCATCTGTCTTTGGAAGTTCTGCAGAGGATGGCGTTCTGAACATTTGGGATCATAAGCTG GCTGCCAGTTCACTGGCTTGTGCCAGAAGAGGTTGGGTAAATGTTGGTTTTGATAAAATCGAGTGCGAGTCTTGCAGTGCAAACTTGAAATTTAGTGCATTGGCCACCTGGATGTCTACACG CTGA
- the LOC141701956 gene encoding uncharacterized protein LOC141701956 isoform X2, whose protein sequence is MWYAETLFSVKTLAGVLVVLLLLQVVIMMLLDEYGNCALLDCKTTVNNSVRQVRRQREHHPRLFYWTAASPQSEELLTPGASAIDAFRLCSRVTPLHLHLTKLMLGLYYHTTTFQKVAESPHCSGTTICNRYIDR, encoded by the exons ATGTGGTATGCAGAGACACTTTTCAGTGTAAAG ACTTTGGCAGGAGTGCTGGTGGTCCTTTTATTGCTACAAGTTGTGATTATGATGCTCCTCGATGAATATGGTAATTG CGCCCTTCTTGACTGCAAGACCACAGTTAATAATAGCGTAAGG CAGGTCCGTCGCCAGAGGGAGCACCATCCCCGCCTTTTTTATTGGACAGCAGCTTCGCCACAATCAGAAGAACTGCTAACCCCAGGAG CGTCTGCAATCGATGCCTTCAGACTATGCTCAAGGGTTACGCCTTTACATCTCCATTTAACCAAGTTAATGTTGGGCCTATATTATCATACGACAACATTTCAGAAAGTGGCTGAGAGCCCTCACTGCTCAGGCACAACGATCTGTAACAGATATATTGACAGATAA
- the LOC141701956 gene encoding uncharacterized protein LOC141701956 isoform X3 has protein sequence MWYAETLFSVKTLAGVLVVLLLLQVVIMMLLDEYGNCALLDCKTTVNNSVRVRRQREHHPRLFYWTAASPQSEELLTPGASAIDAFRLCSRVTPLHLHLTKLMLGLYYHTTTFQKVAESPHCSGTTICNRYIDR, from the exons ATGTGGTATGCAGAGACACTTTTCAGTGTAAAG ACTTTGGCAGGAGTGCTGGTGGTCCTTTTATTGCTACAAGTTGTGATTATGATGCTCCTCGATGAATATGGTAATTG CGCCCTTCTTGACTGCAAGACCACAGTTAATAATAGCGTAAGG GTCCGTCGCCAGAGGGAGCACCATCCCCGCCTTTTTTATTGGACAGCAGCTTCGCCACAATCAGAAGAACTGCTAACCCCAGGAG CGTCTGCAATCGATGCCTTCAGACTATGCTCAAGGGTTACGCCTTTACATCTCCATTTAACCAAGTTAATGTTGGGCCTATATTATCATACGACAACATTTCAGAAAGTGGCTGAGAGCCCTCACTGCTCAGGCACAACGATCTGTAACAGATATATTGACAGATAA
- the LOC141701956 gene encoding uncharacterized protein LOC141701956 isoform X6 — translation MWYAETLFSVKTLAGVLVVLLLLQVVIMMLLDEYGNCALLDCKTTVNNSVRRQREHHPRLFYWTAASPQSEELLTPGASAIDAFRLCSRVTPLHLHLTKLMLGLYYHTTTFQKVAESPHCSGTTICNRYIDR, via the exons ATGTGGTATGCAGAGACACTTTTCAGTGTAAAG ACTTTGGCAGGAGTGCTGGTGGTCCTTTTATTGCTACAAGTTGTGATTATGATGCTCCTCGATGAATATGGTAATTG CGCCCTTCTTGACTGCAAGACCACAGTTAATAATAGC GTCCGTCGCCAGAGGGAGCACCATCCCCGCCTTTTTTATTGGACAGCAGCTTCGCCACAATCAGAAGAACTGCTAACCCCAGGAG CGTCTGCAATCGATGCCTTCAGACTATGCTCAAGGGTTACGCCTTTACATCTCCATTTAACCAAGTTAATGTTGGGCCTATATTATCATACGACAACATTTCAGAAAGTGGCTGAGAGCCCTCACTGCTCAGGCACAACGATCTGTAACAGATATATTGACAGATAA
- the LOC141701956 gene encoding uncharacterized protein LOC141701956 isoform X4 codes for MNASSCSVKTLAGVLVVLLLLQVVIMMLLDEYGNCALLDCKTTVNNSVRQVRRQREHHPRLFYWTAASPQSEELLTPGASAIDAFRLCSRVTPLHLHLTKLMLGLYYHTTTFQKVAESPHCSGTTICNRYIDR; via the exons ATGAATGCAAGCAGTTGCTCTGTAAAG ACTTTGGCAGGAGTGCTGGTGGTCCTTTTATTGCTACAAGTTGTGATTATGATGCTCCTCGATGAATATGGTAATTG CGCCCTTCTTGACTGCAAGACCACAGTTAATAATAGCGTAAGG CAGGTCCGTCGCCAGAGGGAGCACCATCCCCGCCTTTTTTATTGGACAGCAGCTTCGCCACAATCAGAAGAACTGCTAACCCCAGGAG CGTCTGCAATCGATGCCTTCAGACTATGCTCAAGGGTTACGCCTTTACATCTCCATTTAACCAAGTTAATGTTGGGCCTATATTATCATACGACAACATTTCAGAAAGTGGCTGAGAGCCCTCACTGCTCAGGCACAACGATCTGTAACAGATATATTGACAGATAA
- the LOC141701956 gene encoding uncharacterized protein LOC141701956 isoform X7 yields the protein MNASSCSVKTLAGVLVVLLLLQVVIMMLLDEYGNCALLDCKTTVNNSVRRQREHHPRLFYWTAASPQSEELLTPGASAIDAFRLCSRVTPLHLHLTKLMLGLYYHTTTFQKVAESPHCSGTTICNRYIDR from the exons ATGAATGCAAGCAGTTGCTCTGTAAAG ACTTTGGCAGGAGTGCTGGTGGTCCTTTTATTGCTACAAGTTGTGATTATGATGCTCCTCGATGAATATGGTAATTG CGCCCTTCTTGACTGCAAGACCACAGTTAATAATAGC GTCCGTCGCCAGAGGGAGCACCATCCCCGCCTTTTTTATTGGACAGCAGCTTCGCCACAATCAGAAGAACTGCTAACCCCAGGAG CGTCTGCAATCGATGCCTTCAGACTATGCTCAAGGGTTACGCCTTTACATCTCCATTTAACCAAGTTAATGTTGGGCCTATATTATCATACGACAACATTTCAGAAAGTGGCTGAGAGCCCTCACTGCTCAGGCACAACGATCTGTAACAGATATATTGACAGATAA
- the LOC141701956 gene encoding uncharacterized protein LOC141701956 isoform X5, with protein MNASSCSVKTLAGVLVVLLLLQVVIMMLLDEYGNCALLDCKTTVNNSVRVRRQREHHPRLFYWTAASPQSEELLTPGASAIDAFRLCSRVTPLHLHLTKLMLGLYYHTTTFQKVAESPHCSGTTICNRYIDR; from the exons ATGAATGCAAGCAGTTGCTCTGTAAAG ACTTTGGCAGGAGTGCTGGTGGTCCTTTTATTGCTACAAGTTGTGATTATGATGCTCCTCGATGAATATGGTAATTG CGCCCTTCTTGACTGCAAGACCACAGTTAATAATAGCGTAAGG GTCCGTCGCCAGAGGGAGCACCATCCCCGCCTTTTTTATTGGACAGCAGCTTCGCCACAATCAGAAGAACTGCTAACCCCAGGAG CGTCTGCAATCGATGCCTTCAGACTATGCTCAAGGGTTACGCCTTTACATCTCCATTTAACCAAGTTAATGTTGGGCCTATATTATCATACGACAACATTTCAGAAAGTGGCTGAGAGCCCTCACTGCTCAGGCACAACGATCTGTAACAGATATATTGACAGATAA